Proteins from a genomic interval of Danio rerio strain Tuebingen ecotype United States chromosome 4, GRCz12tu, whole genome shotgun sequence:
- the LOC110439586 gene encoding uncharacterized protein isoform X3, whose product MAFIKEESEDLKIEETFTVKQEYPQEQTDLIEVNEGSKEEEHHVKIEEKTYLQTDGILKRRDKNRFICTQCGKSFGRKDNLKIHMKIHTGEKPFTCTQCGKSFSQSSNLNDHMMIHTGEKPFTCTQCGKSFRKSSSLTLHMMIHTGEKPFTCTQCGKSYSQSSHLNQHMMIHTGEKPFTCTQCGKSFNRSSGLYQHMRIHTGEKPFTCTQCGKSFNRSLNLYKHMRNHTGEKPFSCVQCGKSFNFSSTLYQHMTIHTGEKPFTCTQCGKCFNFSSNLNRHIRIHSGEKPFTCTQCGKSFSQSSHLNQHIMSHTGEKPFMSNHLV is encoded by the exons atggcgtttattaaagaggagagtgaagatttgaagattgaagaaacattcacagtcaaacaggaatatccacaggaacaaacag acTTAATTGAAGtgaatgaggggagtaaagaggaggaacatcatgtcaaaattgaggaaaaaacctatttacagactgatggtattttgaaaaggagagacaagaaccgtttcatctgcactcagtgtggaaagagttttggaagaaaagacaatcttaagattcacatgaaaatacacactggagagaaaccgttcacatgcactcagtgtgggaagagtttcagccaatcatcaaaccttaatgaccacatgatgatccacactggagagaaaccattcacatgcactcagtgtgggaagagtttcaggaaGTCATCATCCCTTActctacacatgatgatccacactggagaaaaaccattcacatgcactcagtgtgggaagagttacagccaatcatcacaccttaatcaacacatgatgatccacactggagagaaaccattcacatgcactcagtgtgggaaaagttttaaccGCTCATCAGGCCTTTATCAacatatgaggattcacactggagagaaaccattcacatgcactcagtgtggaaaaagttttaaccgctcattaaacctttataaacacatgaggaaccacactggagagaaaccattctcatgtgttcagtgtgggaagagttttaacttctCATCAACCCTTTATCAACACATgacaatccacactggagagaaaccattcacatgcactcagtgtgggaagtgtTTCAACttttcatcaaaccttaatcgacacattaggatccacagtggagagaaaccattcacatgcactcagtgtgggaagagtttcagccaatcatcacaccttaatcaacacatcatgagccacactggagagaaaccattcatgtctaatcatcttgtttaa